The DNA segment AAACGATGAATTAGCACTCGTTCAAACGCTAGATTTTATAACGCCAGTTGTAAATGACCCATACCATTTTGGAGCTATAGCAGCAGCAAATTCCCTAAGTGACGTGTTTGCTATGGGTGGTGAAGTGATAAATGCCTTAAATATCGTAGGTTTTGATAGTTGCAACTTTGATACCGAAATTTTAGGCGAAATAATGGCAGGTGGGGCTGATAAGGTTCGCGAATGTGGTGGCGTAGTTGTCGGCGGACATAGCATTGCAACTAGCGAGATGTATTATGGGCTTAGCGTTACTGGACGTGTAAATCCAGCTAAATTTTGGTCAAATAACACAGCTAAAGTTGGAGACGTGCTAATCCTTACAAAACCGCTTGGTATGGGCGTTTTAAGCACTGCCATTAAGGGTGAATTTTTATCTTTAGAGCAGATAAAAGAGGCTATTTTTTATATGTCGCAACTAAATTTTTATGCCGTTAATGCGATGAGAGAAATTTGCGTAAATGCCTGCACGGACGTTACTGGATTTGGATTTTTGGGCCATTTAAGCGAAATGTCAAATGATAACGTGAGTTTTGAAATTTATAGCCAAAATATACCGATTTTACAAAGTGCAAAAGATATGGCAAATCTTGGGCTTTTACCAGAAGGAAGCTATAAAAATCGTGATTTTGCGAGTAAATTTGTATCAGGTGAGGCTGACATTTTACTTTATGACGCACAGACTTCAGGCGGACTTATCTTAGCCGTTAGTCAAAAAGAGGCACAAAAGGCGCTAAATAGACTAAAAGATGTCGGATATGAAATGGCAAATATTGTTGGCGTGTGTAGTGAGCGAGTAAAATTTAATGCCATACAAATCAAATAAAATGGCAAAATTAAAGTAAATTTTGATAAAATTGAGCTCTTAGCTAAGCTTAAAAGGTTTTAAATTTATGTTTTCTAAATTTGTAAAGGATAAAAACGGACTAGCTTATAGAATAAGCTCACGTTTTTTAATCACTTATCCTCTCGTTTTTTCAATGATAGCCGTTTTAATAGGCTACATATTTAGTTCTAGCACCGATGAGATAAAGTATGATTTACGCGTATTTAACTCAGACATACAAAAGAGCATAAACTCGTTTTTCCAAAAGGCAAAATATGAGCTTGAATTTCAAGCTGAGTTTTTAAATTTAAAACAAAATAGCGACAAGGCATTGCTTGGTTTTTCATCAGTGCCGATCGATAGCTTTAAGGCTATTTATGTTGTTGATAATACTGGTAATATCTTAAGCCAAAAGCGAAATTTTAACGCAGGTGCCATACCAAATTTAGACGCACCTTGGATAAGTCTAATAAAGCCTAAAAATAAATTCGTAGTTTCAAAATTTGTATTTGAGGATAACAAGGTAGTTGCGATTTACGCTGGTTACTATATGGATAACTCTACAAAAATTATCGCCGAGCTAAATTTAGAAGAGCTGTTTAAAAGCATAAGCGACACCTTTAAAAGAGATGATAAACAGGATAAAGAGTATAACTATGTAGCTTATATTGTTGATTATAATGGACGCTTGATTTATGATGTAAGTGACAGGCAGGATGTAGATATTGCTAATGAACGTATAGATGATATCGATGAGTATTTTGTGCAAAGCGGAAATGTGAAATTTTCCTACCTTGACGCAAAGGCTGATTTAGTTGAGTTTAACGAGTATATAAAATCATTTATCGTGACATACACTCACGACCAAAGTGCGATTTTATCGCGACTATTTTTGGTTATTTTAGCGATTACGATGTTTGTGTTTTACTCGTTGATGACATTTAGTAATATATTTTTCACGTACAAATACCTAAGGAACCCGATAATAGACATAAGTAAATACGCTAAAAACAAGCACTTTAAGTCAGATCCAGGAGTCATTACAGAGTATAAGACTATCCTTAGCCACATGGAAGATATGTATCAGCAAATGGCTGATGTTAAAAAAACTTTGCAGGATTATAAGTTAAAATTCTCATACTTTTTTGAGCAAAGTCCTATGATGATGATCGTTTATGATGCGTATAATGGCAAGATAATAGATGTTAGCGATGAGGCTTTGAAATTTTACGGATACAGCCGTAGCCAAATGCTTGAGCTAAACTACAAAGATATATCTGAAGTAAGCTTTAGCGATAAAATTTTTAGCTCAAGTGGCGATGAGTCGATCGGGCTTGGCGTAAGCAACGATGTTCACAGGCTACAAAATGGTGAGTTAAAAAATGTATGTATGCTCTCATCTGTTATTAAACTAAGCGATAAAAGACACATTTTTTGTGTGATTAAAGATATGACTGATGAGCTAGAAACTAGCAAAAACCAAAACGACATCGTAAGATACTATGATATGTTCTCTACAATGGTTGGTATCGCTAAAAAGGATAACCCTTTTATCATCATAAACGCCACTGAAAATTTCCAGCACACATTTGGCGTTACTCAAGCTGATATTTTAAAAAATGGACTTGATATAAGAAGCTTTATAAACGAAAGCGCAAAAGCCTCGTTTATAAACACTCTAGAGCTAAACAAGCGTCTTTTTGAAAGTTCTAGCATAGCAAAGGACTATTTGAAATTTTTCATTGGCATTGATACGATTGATGATGAAAATGTTCCATTCAAAATAGAGGTAAAATTTACGCGAAATGAGAGTGGAGAGTTTGCAAATATAGTTTATTCAATCATTGAAAACGCAGAGCAAAAAGCCATAAACGACAAAAGCATTGCCGAGCTAAAATACTTTAAAAATTTAGCCTGGGCGTCAGATGTCATACCTTTAGAATTTGATGTAAAATCTCAAATTTTAAGGATTGGTGAGGGCTTTACTAAGATGCTTGGTTTTACCGAGCTACCGCAGATAGATGCTGATTTTGACTACATCAAACGGGTGCTTTTTGATGAGTATTTAGACTTTAAAGACTTTTTTGCAAGGATACAAACTGAGCCAGATAACTACGAAGGCGATGTGAAATTTCTTACTAGTGAAAAGGGTGTTTTGTGGCTACACATAAAGGCTAAAGTCACTAAAAAAGATGATGAGGGTAACCTAGAATTTATAAGCGGTATCATAAGAAATGTAACAGATAAAAAGGTGGCTTTAATCTATCAAGACCTAGCTTCAAAGATATTTTCATACTCAAAAGATAGCATTGCCATACTTGACTTAGACTGGAAATTTATAGATGTAAATGATAAATTCTGTCAAAATAGCGGCTATAGTTTAAATGAGATCATCGGGCTAAATGCAGTGATGATGCGTTCAAAGCTAAATAATGAAGAGCTTTATAAAAACGCATTAGAGAGCGTAGAGAGCATAGGCTACTGGCAAGGCAAGTTGTGGAATAGACGCAAAAATGGCGAGGACTACTTAGAGAGCGTAAATATGCTAACCGTTTATGATGATAACGCAAGTCCGGTTTGCTACGCTATTATAATGAGCGAATCTAGCGAGATTAAGACGACTCAGGATTATTTAGAGCATATAGCTTATCACGATCCGCTGACAAAACTTCCAAATAGATTTTTGTTTAACCAAAAGCTTGACAGAGCGGTGCTGAATGCAAAAGGCAGTAAATTCGTAGCCATCGCATATCTTGATATGGACGGATTTAAGGCGATTAATGACACTTATGGACACAAGGCTGGAGATAAGCTTTTAACTGAAATTTCAAACAAAATAGACGCACTTTTTGACGAGCGAGATATGTTTGCTCGTGTTGGCGGAGATGAGTTTATCGCTATCATAGAGCATGAAAAGATCGGCGAAGTTTATGAGATGGTAGAAAATATGCTTCGCATAGCTTGTGAAGAGGTTGATTATAATGGAAATTTACTCAAAATCAGTGCAAGTATTGGCGTTTCTGTGCATAATATAGAAAATCAAATTTCGCCAGAGGTTATGATAGAACAAGCTGACTGGGCGATGTATCAGGCAAAACTAAGCGGTAAAAATAGATACCATATCTTTGATTCTAGCAAGGATAAAAACCTAAAAAGCCAGTATGAAGATAGTAATAAAATTCTCGTTGCTCTTGAAAGGGGCGAGTTTTTTATGGAGTATCAGCCTGAGATAAATTTAAAAACAAATGAGATAGTAAGTTACGAGGCTTTAATAAGGTGGAATAGAGGCACAGATATTGTGTATCCAAATGACTTTTTATCGCTTATTAAGAAACAAAATGTTTTAGATGATTTATCATTTTTTACTATATCAAGTGCATTAAAGGCTCAAAGTCAGTGGGTAAAAGACGGACTTAGGGCAAATATATGTGTAAATTTAAGCATAACACAGCTTTGTGATGATAAGTTTTTCATACGCTTTAAAGAGCTTTTAAAACAAAATCCAAATTTCAATCCAAACGCTCTAAGCTTTGAAATAATCGACGCGAACTCTACATCAAGCCTTGAAACAGCTAGTAAATTTTTACAGCGATATAAACGGCTTGGAGTTAAATTTATCCTAGATGATTTTGCAAGTAAATCAAGCTCTTTTGAAGCACTTGAGCTGCTACCTATCGATAGGCTTAAGGCGGATAAACATATTTGTGCTCATATGTTTTCAAATAAAAAGGCGTTTATAACGATTAAAATGATAAAAAATATAGCAAATACATTTAATAAAAACGCAACTATTAAAAATTTAAAAGATCTAAATATGTTAAAAATTTTAGTAGGGCTTGGCTTTACAAATTTTCAAGGAAATTTCTTTGCAAGAGCGATAAAACCGCAAGATGTGCCAAGCTACCACTTTAAAGGCGTAGATGGGTTTGACACCGAGTATGAGATAGATGATGAGCTTTTTGATGTGTTAAAAGACACGATCGCTCTTAAAGAGTATGCTAGTAGTATTGTTGATTTTGTTAATGACCAAGAATTTGCCGATGATTTGAATATTTTTGCTGATATAAAAAATGAAATTTATCACGGTCTAGATGATATAAAAGATACAAAATTAAAAGATGTGGTTGAAAACATCAGGCTATCTTTAGAGGCTAAAACTCAGATAGAGGCTATGAATTTTGCACAAATAGCAAGTAGTATGTGCGAAGAGATTTTAGATATTAAAAAGGGTGTTTAATGAAAGATGAGAGTTTAAAGGTATATGAGCACGAAATTCCCGTCGGCTCAAGACTGTATTTTGCCAAAAGTGCAAGCACAAAACGCCAAATAGAGCAACGTGCTAGCCAGATACTTGATAAAGAGGGATTTTTAGAGATTGTAACTCCATTTTTCTCATATCATCAACACCTAAGCGTCCCTCCTACGCAACTTCTGAGGTTTAGCGATAGTGCAAACCACGAGATCAGTCTTCGTGCGGATAGCACACTTGATGTCGTGCGTATAGTTCGTGCTAGAATTAAAGATGAGTTGCATAAAAAGTGGTATTACATTCAGCCTGTTTTTCGCTATCCAAGCAGTGAAATTTACCAAATAGGTGCCGAGAGTATAGGCGAGAGTGATTTAAAAAGTAGCATTTGTATCGTAGCAACTCTTTTAAATGAGTTTAAAACCAAAGCTACGTTGCAGATAAGTAATATTGAAATTCCAAAAACGATAGCTAAAATTTTAAACTTAGATATTGAAGTTTTTGAAAAAGTCCAAGTGGAGAAAATTTTATCATTTAATGTAGATTGGTTAAATAAACTAGCACTTTTAACAAATTTAGCCGAGCTAAAACAGATAATATCACAAGTTCCAAGTGAGCTAAAGCAATCACTGCAAAGGTTAGAACAACTAGCACAGAGTGCAAACTATGATGATATAAGAGTTGTTCCGCTTTATTACTCAAAAATGAGATATTATGATAAACTATTTTTTAGATTTTTAGCCGATAATGCTATAATTGCAAGTGGCGGAAACTATGAGATAGACGGCGAACAAAGTAGCGGTTTTGCGATTTATACAGATTCTTTGATAGAAAAATTATAGAAAGGTGGAAAATGAGAAAAGCGGATTTGGTAGTTGGCGTTCAGTGGGGAGATGAGGGCAAAGGCAAGATAGTTGATATGCTCTCTTTAAATTATGACTTTGTGTGTCGCTCTCAGGGTGGTCATAACGCTGGTCATACGATATGGGTTGATGGTATAAAATATGCCTTACACTTAGTTCCTAGTGGAATTTTACATAAAAATATTATAAACATAATAGGCAATGGTGTTGTTGTAAATCCAGAGGTTTTAATATCTGAAATGGCTCAATTTGACGAGCTTGAAGGTAGATTATTTGTTAGCGATAGGGCACATTTAAATTTAACACACCACAGCCTAATAGATCAAGCAAAAGAGCGTCTAAAAGGCGATAAGGCTATCGGAACAACAGGCAAAGGCATAGGACCAAGTTATGCTGATAAGATAAGCAGGACAGGTCATAGGGTTGGCGAGTTATTAGAGCCTGAACATCTTTGTGAAGCACTTATGAATGATTTTGCTACAAATAAACCAGTTTTTGATGCTCTTGGAATTTCACTGCCTGACGCAGATGAGCTTTTAGCGGAGTTAAAAAGCTACAAAGAGGCTCTTGCACCATTTATAGCAAATACAACCCAAATTTTATGGAAAGCCATAGATGATGGTAAGAGAGTGCTACTAGAAGGAGCACAAGGCACTTTGCTTGATATTGACCACGGCACATATCCATATGTAACTAGCTCAAATACTATAAGTGCTGGTGCTTGCACAGGACTAGGGCTTAATCCAAAAGAGATAGGCGAGGTTATAGGCGTTATTAAGGCATACTCAACGCGTGTTGGCTTTGGCCCATTCCCAACTGAAGATAAGACAAAAGCTGGTGATGATATGTGTGAAATAGGCAAAGAATACGGCACAACAACTGGTAGACGCAGACGTTGTGGCTGGTTTGATGCAGTGAGCGTAAAATACGCTTCACGCCTTGACGCAGTCGATAAATACGCACTTATGAAGCTTGACGTGCTTGATGGTTTTGAGAGTGTTAAAATTTGTAAAGCATACCAATACAAAGGCCAAACTATAGACTACGTCCCAATAGATTTGCAAAATGCCACGCCGATATACGAGGAGCTTCCAGGCTGGGATAAAGTCGCTGGTATCAAACGCTATGAGGATCTTCCAGAAAACGCAAAGCGATACATAAGCCGTATTGAAGAGCTAACTGGCGTAAAAGTAGGTCTTATATCGACAAGCCCTGAAAGAAGCGATACTATCATAAGATAATGCCTAGTAAATTTACACCGATCGTTAGAGTAAAAAAACAAGCCCTAGATAAGATAGAGATAAAGCTTATCAGGGCTAAAAACGATCTATCTAAATACAACTTTGAGTTAAGTATCGCAAAAGATGAGATAAACAGACATCAAATGCCAAAGAGTGGCGATGTGAGCGAGTTAAGACAGAGTTTGGAAATTTTAAAAATTATGAACGCCTCATTAAAAGAGCTAAAAGAGAAGATTGAACTAGCTCAAAGGGAGGTAGCTCACTTTACCTATCAGTATAAAAATGCAAATTTGGAGTATGAAAAGGTGAAGTATCTTGAAGAAGAAGAGATTAAATTAGACCTTAAAAAGAAAAAACGAGCAGAGGAATTAATGCTAGATGAGTTTGCGACTATAAAATTTGCACAGGGGTTAAATCGTGATATTTAGGGCTGTTTTTGCACTTTGCTTTTTTTGTCTACCTATTTTTTCGTATGAAATTCCAGTCGATTGCACCCAAATTTTTGAAGCTAGAAAGGCTGAGATAGAAAAAGAGCTAGAGATAATAGACGAGCAACGCCAAGCACTAGAGGCATTTCGTGCAAGTATCAGGGCTAGTTATGATGAAAATTTGGCAAAACTAGCCAAAAAAGAGGCAGATATAAATGCCACAATGCGTCAGGTCGAGAAAAAAAACAAAGAGATAGAGCAAAAAATAGCTCAAAATCAGAAAATTTTAGATGAGTTAAAAACAAACTCAAACGACAAACTAACTCAGTCTTATGCAAAGATGAAAGATCAGGCTGCTGCTGATGTTTTAGCACAACTTAGCAGGGCTAGTGCGGCTGAAATTTTATCTATGTTAGAGCCTAAAAAAATATCATCTATAATGGCAAAAATGGACCCAGCAGTCGCTTCTGAAATCACAGCAATGCTTCAAAAAGGACCTCCATTTATAGATGAGCCAAAAGAGCAAAAGATAGACGCTCCTGCTGGAAACGTGTTAAATTTAGAGTAGCGGTTAGTTAAAATCCATTTTGTGATAGTTTAAATTTTAAATAAGTTTTTACCTAAAATTGGCTAAAATGTGGCAAAAATTTAAAGGTAAAATTATGCGTATAAAACTCCCACACACACCATATATAGCACACAAAATAGCTATTGATCTGCTAAATTCTGGTTTTGTTAAACTTTTAAAAGGCGTTGAACCAATAGCAAAATTTGCAGACGAAATTTTATCAGCTGATGTCAAAAAAGAAAAGGCACTCGAAGAACGCGTAAATGAGCTTATGCAGGATAAAGAAGATGAGATGGAACTTATGCAAGTTGATCGCAAAAATATGTTCTGGCTTATTAAAAAGAAGCTTTCAGCTGAGTTTGGCGTCATTTTAACTTATGAAGATAGATTTAGCACCATTGCTCATAAAATTTTAGATAAACTACTAGATGAAAATTTAGTAGAATATAACGTGTCAGAAAACCGCGTTAAAAACGTGATTTATGGCTCTATTGATAACTATTTAAAAACCTATGAAAAAATTGAAGATGAGGTGCTTGATAAGATTGAAAACTACAAGCGAAAGCTAATTCCGGGTACTGAAGAATACAATTTGGTTTTTGAAAAACTATATCAAGACGAGCTTAAAAAAAGAGGAATGCTCTAATGGACGCCTACATCTACATACAAAACGGCACATTTTTAAAGGCAAAGGCATTTGGGGCTAGTGGCGAGTGTGCTGGTGAACTTGTGTTTAACACATCAATGACTGGCTATCAAGAAATTGCAAGCGATCCAAGTTATGCCGGGCAGTTTGTAGTTTTTACGATGCCTGAGATTGGTATTGTCGGCACAAACGATGATGATAATGAGAGTGCTAAAATTTACGCAAGTGGCATTATAATGCGAAATTACAACGAATTTGTATCAAATTATAGAGCCAAAAAATCACTTGATGAGTATTTTAAAGAGCAGGGCAAATTTGGTATTTACGGCGTTGATACGAGATTTTTAACTAAAATGCTACGCGATGAGGGTGCTTTAATGGCGTTTATCTCAACAACTGATAGCGACCCAGAAAGCCTAAAACAAAAGCTAAAAAATGCTGGCAGGATAGAGGAGACAAACTACGTAAATATCGTAAGCACAAATGCGTCTTATACGCACGAAAATGCTGCTTGGAGCGTGAGTGAAAAACGCTACAAAAGCCTAAAATCTAGCGGTAAAAAAGTCGCTGTGATTGATTATGGTGTAAAGCGAAATATCCTAAATGAGCTTTGCGAGGTTGGACTTGAAGTAAGCATCTATCCGCACGATGTCAAGGCAGAAATTTTAATAGAGCAGTTTAAAAACGGACAAATTAACGGCGTATTTTTATCAAATGGTCCCGGAGAGCCAAAAAATTTGGTAAGCGAAATTGATGAGATTAAAAAGTTAATTAACGCAAAAGTGCCTATTTTTGGCATTTGTTTAGGTCATCAACTGCTTTCAAACGCCTTTGGTTATCCGACATACAAGCTAAAATTTGGACAGCACGGTGCAAATCATCCAGTGTTAAATTTGCAGACAAAATCAGTTGAGATAACAACACAAAATCACAACTATAACGTCCCTGAAAGCATAGCAGAAGTTGCGGTTATAACGCATAGAAATTTGTTTGATAATACAATTGAAGGCGTAAAATACAAGGACTATCCAGTATTTTCAGTTCAGCACCACCCAGAAGCAAGTGGCGGACCAAACGAGAGTAAGTATATTTTTAGGCAGTTTGCAGATATGCTTTAATGGAAAATTTAAGCCTATTAGCCATTTTTGGAGTTGCGTTTTTAGGTAGTTTTAGCCATTGTGCTTTTATGTGCGGTGGCTTTATAAGCCTTTTTGGCACCCTAAATAGTAGCAAAAACGTATTTTTATTAAATTTAACATATCAAATTTCAAGAATCACAGCCTATATTTTGCTTGGCAGTATATTTGGTGGTTTTGGTGCGGTTTTAGTCTTTTCAAAAGAGGCTAGAGCGACCCTGTTTTTTGTGGTCGGGCTTATTTTGGTTTTTATAGGTTTGGCACTTTTTTTTCGCAGTAAAATTTTAAAATTTATAGAAAATGAGAGCATTTCAAGAGCGATAACAGCAAAAATTTTTAGCATAAAAGGCAAAAATAAGCCCATAAATTTTGCCATTTTTGGCTTTTTAAATGGTCTTTTGCCTTGCGGGTTTGTATATTATTTTTTGGCACAATCCATACTTGCAGGGAGTTTTTTAAATGGTGCTTTAGTAATGGCAGTTTTTGGCGTGGCAACGCTTCCAGTTATGCTATTTTTGGGATTTTTTTTAAAAATTTTAGGAGATAAATTTAGAGACTTTGCGTTTAAAATCGCTATTTTAATCGTGATTTTAAATGGCATATATCTTGCGTTTTTAGGATTTATGGCAAGTGGATAATATAAGCACGAGATTTAAACAGTATCAACACGCGATAGAAGAGAGCAATATCGTTTCAAAAACCGATATAAAGGGCATTATTACCTTTGTAAATGACGAGTTTTGCAAAATTTTTGGCTATACAAAAGACGAACTAATTGGCAAAAATCACAACATAGTCCGCCACCCAGACGTGCCGTCTAAAAATTTCAAGTTGCTTTGGGGGACGATTTTGGATAAAAAGGTCTATAAAGGCATTGCTAAAAATATGACAAAAGACGGCAAAACCGTTTATCTAAATACTACGATATCGCCTATTTTAAACTCAAAGGGCGAGATTGAGGAGTTTGTAGCGATACGCCACGATGTGACGCAAATTATTGAGCTAAACGAACGCCTTATGCAAAAAGAGGCTGAGCTTGTAAATTTAAATGAAAATTTGGAATTTTTAGTTCGCGAAAAGACCGCAGAGTTGCGTAAATTAAATGAAAATTTAAAAGATATTGTTGCTTCTGAAATAGCAAAAAATGAAGAAAAGACAAAAATGCTTTTGGTGCAAAGTCGCCTAGCTTCAATGGGCGAAATGATAGCAAATATCGCTCATCAGTGGCGTCAGCCCTTAAACGAGCTAAGCCTTACTCTTTTTAAGATAAAAAAAGACGCGAGTTTAAATCAAAACATAGATATACCCTATGAAAAGAGTAAAAAAATTATACAGAGTATGTCAAATACGATTGAGGATTTTAGGGGATTTTTTAGCGATAGTAAGGATCCAGAGCTGTTTTGTGTGGCAGACGCGATTACAAATTCTTTGGTTATGGTAAAAGGGACGCTAAAAAAAGAGAAGATAAATTTAGTCGTAGAAAATGAGCTAAAAGATGAAATTTTTGGCTTTCAAAGTCAGCTTATGCAAGTGATTATTAATTTACTAAACAACGCAAAAGACGCATTAATAGAGCGTCAGATAGATGATAGACAGGTTATTTTACAAACCAAAAAAGATAGTAAAAATTTCATCATAATCGTAAAAGATAACGCTGGTGGAATAGATGGCAAAATAATAGATAAAATTTTCGAGCCATATTTTACTACCAAGCATTCACTGCAAGGAACGGGCATAGGGCTT comes from the Campylobacter mucosalis genome and includes:
- the carA gene encoding glutamine-hydrolyzing carbamoyl-phosphate synthase small subunit, which translates into the protein MDAYIYIQNGTFLKAKAFGASGECAGELVFNTSMTGYQEIASDPSYAGQFVVFTMPEIGIVGTNDDDNESAKIYASGIIMRNYNEFVSNYRAKKSLDEYFKEQGKFGIYGVDTRFLTKMLRDEGALMAFISTTDSDPESLKQKLKNAGRIEETNYVNIVSTNASYTHENAAWSVSEKRYKSLKSSGKKVAVIDYGVKRNILNELCEVGLEVSIYPHDVKAEILIEQFKNGQINGVFLSNGPGEPKNLVSEIDEIKKLINAKVPIFGICLGHQLLSNAFGYPTYKLKFGQHGANHPVLNLQTKSVEITTQNHNYNVPESIAEVAVITHRNLFDNTIEGVKYKDYPVFSVQHHPEASGGPNESKYIFRQFADML
- a CDS encoding DUF507 family protein, with product MRIKLPHTPYIAHKIAIDLLNSGFVKLLKGVEPIAKFADEILSADVKKEKALEERVNELMQDKEDEMELMQVDRKNMFWLIKKKLSAEFGVILTYEDRFSTIAHKILDKLLDENLVEYNVSENRVKNVIYGSIDNYLKTYEKIEDEVLDKIENYKRKLIPGTEEYNLVFEKLYQDELKKRGML
- a CDS encoding ATP phosphoribosyltransferase regulatory subunit; translation: MKDESLKVYEHEIPVGSRLYFAKSASTKRQIEQRASQILDKEGFLEIVTPFFSYHQHLSVPPTQLLRFSDSANHEISLRADSTLDVVRIVRARIKDELHKKWYYIQPVFRYPSSEIYQIGAESIGESDLKSSICIVATLLNEFKTKATLQISNIEIPKTIAKILNLDIEVFEKVQVEKILSFNVDWLNKLALLTNLAELKQIISQVPSELKQSLQRLEQLAQSANYDDIRVVPLYYSKMRYYDKLFFRFLADNAIIASGGNYEIDGEQSSGFAIYTDSLIEKL
- a CDS encoding adenylosuccinate synthase, encoding MRKADLVVGVQWGDEGKGKIVDMLSLNYDFVCRSQGGHNAGHTIWVDGIKYALHLVPSGILHKNIINIIGNGVVVNPEVLISEMAQFDELEGRLFVSDRAHLNLTHHSLIDQAKERLKGDKAIGTTGKGIGPSYADKISRTGHRVGELLEPEHLCEALMNDFATNKPVFDALGISLPDADELLAELKSYKEALAPFIANTTQILWKAIDDGKRVLLEGAQGTLLDIDHGTYPYVTSSNTISAGACTGLGLNPKEIGEVIGVIKAYSTRVGFGPFPTEDKTKAGDDMCEIGKEYGTTTGRRRRCGWFDAVSVKYASRLDAVDKYALMKLDVLDGFESVKICKAYQYKGQTIDYVPIDLQNATPIYEELPGWDKVAGIKRYEDLPENAKRYISRIEELTGVKVGLISTSPERSDTIIR
- a CDS encoding flagellar export protein FliJ — translated: MPSKFTPIVRVKKQALDKIEIKLIRAKNDLSKYNFELSIAKDEINRHQMPKSGDVSELRQSLEILKIMNASLKELKEKIELAQREVAHFTYQYKNANLEYEKVKYLEEEEIKLDLKKKKRAEELMLDEFATIKFAQGLNRDI
- the selD gene encoding selenide, water dikinase SelD, with protein sequence MYNDRNLTKFVRAAGUAAKLDPLGLNKTLSRLDMKHENLLSSINSNEDASVFKLNDELALVQTLDFITPVVNDPYHFGAIAAANSLSDVFAMGGEVINALNIVGFDSCNFDTEILGEIMAGGADKVRECGGVVVGGHSIATSEMYYGLSVTGRVNPAKFWSNNTAKVGDVLILTKPLGMGVLSTAIKGEFLSLEQIKEAIFYMSQLNFYAVNAMREICVNACTDVTGFGFLGHLSEMSNDNVSFEIYSQNIPILQSAKDMANLGLLPEGSYKNRDFASKFVSGEADILLYDAQTSGGLILAVSQKEAQKALNRLKDVGYEMANIVGVCSERVKFNAIQIK
- a CDS encoding MotE family protein — protein: MIFRAVFALCFFCLPIFSYEIPVDCTQIFEARKAEIEKELEIIDEQRQALEAFRASIRASYDENLAKLAKKEADINATMRQVEKKNKEIEQKIAQNQKILDELKTNSNDKLTQSYAKMKDQAAADVLAQLSRASAAEILSMLEPKKISSIMAKMDPAVASEITAMLQKGPPFIDEPKEQKIDAPAGNVLNLE
- a CDS encoding EAL domain-containing protein; translated protein: MFSKFVKDKNGLAYRISSRFLITYPLVFSMIAVLIGYIFSSSTDEIKYDLRVFNSDIQKSINSFFQKAKYELEFQAEFLNLKQNSDKALLGFSSVPIDSFKAIYVVDNTGNILSQKRNFNAGAIPNLDAPWISLIKPKNKFVVSKFVFEDNKVVAIYAGYYMDNSTKIIAELNLEELFKSISDTFKRDDKQDKEYNYVAYIVDYNGRLIYDVSDRQDVDIANERIDDIDEYFVQSGNVKFSYLDAKADLVEFNEYIKSFIVTYTHDQSAILSRLFLVILAITMFVFYSLMTFSNIFFTYKYLRNPIIDISKYAKNKHFKSDPGVITEYKTILSHMEDMYQQMADVKKTLQDYKLKFSYFFEQSPMMMIVYDAYNGKIIDVSDEALKFYGYSRSQMLELNYKDISEVSFSDKIFSSSGDESIGLGVSNDVHRLQNGELKNVCMLSSVIKLSDKRHIFCVIKDMTDELETSKNQNDIVRYYDMFSTMVGIAKKDNPFIIINATENFQHTFGVTQADILKNGLDIRSFINESAKASFINTLELNKRLFESSSIAKDYLKFFIGIDTIDDENVPFKIEVKFTRNESGEFANIVYSIIENAEQKAINDKSIAELKYFKNLAWASDVIPLEFDVKSQILRIGEGFTKMLGFTELPQIDADFDYIKRVLFDEYLDFKDFFARIQTEPDNYEGDVKFLTSEKGVLWLHIKAKVTKKDDEGNLEFISGIIRNVTDKKVALIYQDLASKIFSYSKDSIAILDLDWKFIDVNDKFCQNSGYSLNEIIGLNAVMMRSKLNNEELYKNALESVESIGYWQGKLWNRRKNGEDYLESVNMLTVYDDNASPVCYAIIMSESSEIKTTQDYLEHIAYHDPLTKLPNRFLFNQKLDRAVLNAKGSKFVAIAYLDMDGFKAINDTYGHKAGDKLLTEISNKIDALFDERDMFARVGGDEFIAIIEHEKIGEVYEMVENMLRIACEEVDYNGNLLKISASIGVSVHNIENQISPEVMIEQADWAMYQAKLSGKNRYHIFDSSKDKNLKSQYEDSNKILVALERGEFFMEYQPEINLKTNEIVSYEALIRWNRGTDIVYPNDFLSLIKKQNVLDDLSFFTISSALKAQSQWVKDGLRANICVNLSITQLCDDKFFIRFKELLKQNPNFNPNALSFEIIDANSTSSLETASKFLQRYKRLGVKFILDDFASKSSSFEALELLPIDRLKADKHICAHMFSNKKAFITIKMIKNIANTFNKNATIKNLKDLNMLKILVGLGFTNFQGNFFARAIKPQDVPSYHFKGVDGFDTEYEIDDELFDVLKDTIALKEYASSIVDFVNDQEFADDLNIFADIKNEIYHGLDDIKDTKLKDVVENIRLSLEAKTQIEAMNFAQIASSMCEEILDIKKGV
- a CDS encoding sulfite exporter TauE/SafE family protein, with the translated sequence MENLSLLAIFGVAFLGSFSHCAFMCGGFISLFGTLNSSKNVFLLNLTYQISRITAYILLGSIFGGFGAVLVFSKEARATLFFVVGLILVFIGLALFFRSKILKFIENESISRAITAKIFSIKGKNKPINFAIFGFLNGLLPCGFVYYFLAQSILAGSFLNGALVMAVFGVATLPVMLFLGFFLKILGDKFRDFAFKIAILIVILNGIYLAFLGFMASG